A genomic segment from Polyangium mundeleinium encodes:
- the secD gene encoding protein translocase subunit SecD has product MIYNILQYAFAGLGALSLGLGAWQRSKRGVFLMSAIASFCAAIAAHYHVFWATATFGLCVPWALLCALNTIDLSWRVKMGFVLFLALGSWLCIYPTYSDERYGRIDRSGLGPEERAKVEEDARVGNRGVREWLLSNIEFRLVRGLDLKGGLRLVYTVDVDEAIKDKRDRYYDELRQALVRSYGIIGAEQQASVEDLKKLTGKARVEKSRDNVGTLFINFEDAADADKVNDEFMRPFQEMQRQFSSDRKRVTLRIKGDVESQIRDKAVAQAKETVLRRVDSMGLKEAGVTTRDEDIIIEIPGDNDQTFAEIRDIVSRTARLEFKLLDDEVNYFEAEVRNPKNKEVKGLRFQQEQVSVGPGKQKVNYYAVLEHMEGEDMRQALERLREWATTLSVPDDHEIGFGKYQAYNEEKDLVEDVGWRTYYLFSKAEITGDMVSDAQAMPDPSDRGLGGWLVQMKMTSVGGDRFEDITEKNVKRRFAIILDQKVESAPVIQTKIPGGVATITMGSANVDQQVTDARNLELVLRSGALPAPISPSNEQRIGPSLGQDAIVQGAKGGLAGVVLVLLFMQIYYSRAGAIANIAVLFNMVLQVAILAMFGASMTLPGIAGLVLTVGIAVDANVLINERIREELRQGKSPRAAVDVGYDKAFSAILDGHVTTLISGLILAQYGSGPIKGFAVTLIVGIAVSLFTGVVCTRLMFDWAVRARKVKKLYLG; this is encoded by the coding sequence ATGATCTACAACATCCTCCAGTACGCATTCGCTGGCCTCGGCGCGCTGTCCCTCGGGCTCGGCGCGTGGCAGAGGTCGAAGCGCGGCGTCTTCCTCATGTCGGCGATCGCCTCGTTCTGTGCCGCGATCGCCGCGCACTACCACGTGTTTTGGGCGACCGCGACCTTCGGGCTCTGCGTCCCGTGGGCCCTGCTCTGCGCGCTGAACACGATCGACCTCTCGTGGCGCGTCAAGATGGGGTTCGTCCTGTTCCTCGCGCTAGGGTCGTGGCTCTGCATCTACCCGACGTACTCGGATGAGCGGTACGGCCGCATCGATCGGTCGGGCCTCGGGCCCGAGGAGCGCGCGAAGGTCGAAGAGGACGCGCGCGTGGGCAACCGCGGCGTGCGCGAGTGGCTGCTCTCGAACATCGAGTTCCGCCTCGTGCGCGGCCTCGATCTGAAGGGCGGTCTTCGGCTCGTCTACACGGTCGACGTCGACGAGGCGATCAAGGACAAGCGCGATCGGTACTACGACGAGCTGCGCCAGGCGCTCGTGCGCTCCTACGGGATCATCGGGGCGGAGCAGCAGGCGTCGGTCGAGGATCTGAAGAAGCTCACCGGCAAGGCGCGCGTCGAGAAATCGCGCGACAACGTCGGCACGCTCTTCATCAACTTCGAGGACGCGGCGGACGCGGACAAGGTGAACGACGAGTTCATGCGTCCGTTCCAGGAGATGCAGCGGCAGTTCTCGTCGGATCGGAAGCGGGTCACGCTGCGGATCAAGGGCGACGTCGAGAGCCAGATTCGCGACAAGGCCGTGGCGCAGGCGAAGGAGACGGTGCTCCGCCGCGTCGACAGCATGGGCCTCAAGGAGGCCGGCGTCACCACGCGTGACGAGGACATCATCATCGAGATCCCGGGCGACAACGATCAGACGTTCGCCGAGATCCGCGACATCGTCAGCCGCACGGCCCGCCTCGAGTTCAAGCTGCTCGACGACGAGGTGAACTACTTCGAGGCCGAGGTCCGCAATCCCAAGAACAAGGAAGTGAAGGGCCTGCGCTTCCAGCAGGAGCAGGTCTCGGTCGGCCCCGGCAAGCAGAAGGTCAACTACTACGCGGTCCTCGAGCACATGGAGGGCGAGGACATGCGCCAGGCGCTCGAGCGCCTGCGGGAGTGGGCCACGACGCTCTCGGTGCCGGACGATCACGAGATCGGCTTCGGCAAGTACCAGGCCTACAACGAGGAGAAGGACCTCGTCGAGGACGTCGGCTGGAGGACCTACTACCTCTTCAGCAAGGCCGAGATCACCGGCGACATGGTGAGCGACGCGCAGGCGATGCCCGATCCGAGTGATCGCGGGCTCGGCGGCTGGCTCGTGCAGATGAAGATGACGAGCGTCGGCGGTGATCGCTTCGAGGACATCACCGAGAAGAACGTGAAGCGTCGCTTCGCGATCATCCTCGACCAGAAGGTCGAGAGCGCGCCGGTCATCCAGACGAAGATCCCGGGCGGCGTCGCGACGATCACGATGGGCTCGGCGAACGTCGACCAGCAGGTGACCGACGCGCGCAACCTCGAGCTCGTGCTGCGCTCGGGCGCGCTGCCCGCGCCGATCTCGCCTTCGAACGAGCAGCGCATCGGTCCCTCGCTCGGTCAGGACGCGATCGTGCAGGGCGCGAAGGGCGGCCTCGCCGGCGTCGTCCTCGTGCTCCTGTTCATGCAGATCTACTACAGCCGCGCGGGCGCGATCGCGAACATCGCCGTGCTCTTCAACATGGTGCTCCAGGTGGCGATCCTCGCGATGTTCGGCGCGTCGATGACGCTGCCCGGGATCGCGGGCCTCGTGCTCACCGTCGGCATCGCGGTCGACGCGAACGTGCTCATCAACGAGCGCATCCGCGAGGAGCTGCGGCAGGGCAAGAGCCCGCGGGCGGCGGTGGACGTCGGCTACGACAAGGCCTTCAGCGCCATCCTCGACGGCCACGTGACCACGCTGATCTCGGGCCTCATCCTGGCGCAGTACGGCTCGGGTCCCATCAAGGGCTTCGCCGTGACGCTCATCGTGGGCATCGCGGTCAGCCTGTTCACCGGCGTTGTCTGCACCCGGCTCATGTTCGACTGGGCGGTGCGGGCTCGCAAGGTCAAGAAGCTCTACCTCGGCTGA
- the yajC gene encoding preprotein translocase subunit YajC codes for MTTLFLSQPTTVSPGQGAPPAPAPAQPSQGAPAQAPEGGGGGGQPFGGMTILFFLLPLLFVFLMTRSQSKKQKDLEAALKPGDKVVTQAGLIGKLIEVGDRTVKLEIAPGVNVQVLKGAIQGVDGEPKPAAEAKDKAQEKKA; via the coding sequence GTGACCACGCTGTTTTTGTCTCAGCCGACCACCGTCTCCCCGGGCCAAGGCGCCCCGCCCGCGCCCGCCCCTGCCCAACCTTCCCAAGGCGCTCCCGCGCAGGCCCCCGAGGGCGGCGGCGGTGGAGGGCAGCCCTTCGGTGGGATGACGATCCTCTTCTTCCTGCTGCCGCTGCTCTTCGTGTTTCTGATGACGCGGAGCCAGTCGAAGAAGCAGAAGGATCTCGAAGCCGCCTTGAAGCCCGGGGACAAGGTCGTCACCCAGGCAGGGCTCATCGGGAAGCTCATCGAGGTCGGCGACAGGACCGTCAAGCTGGAGATCGCGCCCGGCGTGAACGTGCAGGTCCTGAAGGGGGCCATCCAGGGCGTCGACGGCGAGCCGAAGCCCGCCGCCGAGGCGAAGGACAAGGCGCAGGAAAAGAAAGCGTAG
- the infC gene encoding translation initiation factor IF-3, translating to MSMRRFDPRQAQRGPQIRINQRIRVPEIRVIGEEGEMLGIMPTHEALRRAQERGLDLVEVNPKADPPVCKILDFGKYKYDEKKKAREAKRKQSVVEIKEIKLRPKTDDHDLQFKTRAALRFIEAGHKVKFTVRFRGREITHPEKAQEQLDWIVQQCEEQANVEVRPVMEQRTMTLLMAPKPAVMQKVAQARAAAEKARQKAIQEGRTAPALSEQDEALRKLEEQLDEEEDDDEDDDEEGS from the coding sequence ATGAGCATGCGACGCTTCGACCCTCGGCAGGCCCAGCGAGGACCTCAGATCCGAATCAACCAGCGAATCCGGGTTCCGGAGATCCGGGTCATCGGGGAAGAGGGCGAGATGCTCGGCATCATGCCGACCCACGAGGCCCTGCGGCGCGCCCAGGAGCGAGGCCTCGATCTGGTGGAGGTCAATCCCAAGGCCGACCCGCCCGTCTGCAAGATCCTCGACTTCGGCAAGTACAAGTACGACGAGAAGAAAAAAGCACGCGAGGCGAAGCGCAAGCAGAGCGTGGTCGAGATCAAGGAAATCAAGCTCCGCCCGAAGACGGACGATCACGACCTGCAGTTCAAGACGCGCGCTGCGCTGCGCTTCATCGAGGCCGGCCACAAGGTCAAGTTCACCGTGCGCTTCCGCGGTCGCGAGATCACGCACCCCGAGAAGGCGCAGGAGCAACTCGACTGGATCGTGCAGCAGTGCGAGGAGCAGGCGAACGTCGAGGTGCGTCCCGTCATGGAGCAACGCACGATGACCCTGCTCATGGCGCCGAAGCCGGCCGTCATGCAGAAGGTCGCGCAGGCCCGCGCCGCCGCCGAGAAGGCCCGGCAGAAGGCCATCCAGGAGGGCCGCACCGCGCCGGCCCTCAGCGAGCAGGACGAGGCGCTCCGCAAGCTCGAGGAGCAGCTCGACGAAGAAGAGGATGATGACGAGGATGACGACGAGGAAGGGAGCTGA
- a CDS encoding serine/threonine protein kinase, producing the protein MKQGHQQQRYRVLDRLASGGMAEVFLAESAGIEGFKKRVAIKRVLPHLSEKKRFIAMFLDEARLSANLTHSNVAQVFDIGVGDNAYFIVMEYVDGSDLKAVIEYIRKMKRPFPVEVAVYIAERICDGLAYAHEAKNPEGQPLRIVHRDVSPANVLLTKYGEIKIVDFGLAKATSQLEKSEPGIVKGKFGYLSPEVTQGLEVDVRTDVFAVGIILWEILAQKRLFHGENDLKTVMLVREAVVPPLAPLNKDVPPELETIINRALARDPEKRYQSARELGRALNGFLFKFGKPVGAHDVAELVSGVVALRKNTAQEKDTTLHKLIEAALLEFNSLQDEPRPGAPREKSKPEIAEPPPPEERVRGRVSHFEDIGKWAEEMELAPQSSEARSARLGPASATSERGPESKPVPSKPAEGTVAESKAAESKAAESKAAESLPTESLPAETVKATPQAKADESAPIESLPAETVKATPQAKADEGAVVSEPAETVKETPQAKAEEGDVESAPVATRTPSPKKDKDAGKSGKAGKAGAKGKKRADAKLSQESTAAVAKKKSITKPAEVAGSSNVMWLYVGAALLLLAASAYYGGLFGP; encoded by the coding sequence ATGAAGCAGGGGCATCAGCAGCAGCGGTACCGCGTCCTCGATCGGCTCGCGTCCGGCGGCATGGCCGAGGTGTTCCTCGCGGAGAGCGCGGGGATCGAGGGATTCAAGAAGCGGGTGGCGATCAAGCGCGTCTTGCCCCACCTGTCCGAGAAGAAGCGCTTCATCGCGATGTTCCTCGACGAGGCGCGCCTCTCGGCGAACCTCACGCATTCGAATGTCGCCCAGGTATTCGACATCGGCGTCGGCGATAACGCGTACTTCATCGTGATGGAGTACGTCGACGGCTCGGACCTGAAGGCCGTCATCGAATACATCCGCAAGATGAAGCGGCCCTTCCCGGTGGAAGTCGCCGTCTACATCGCCGAGAGGATCTGCGACGGCCTCGCCTACGCGCACGAGGCGAAAAACCCCGAGGGCCAGCCACTCCGCATCGTGCACCGCGACGTCTCGCCCGCGAACGTGCTCCTCACGAAATACGGAGAGATCAAGATCGTCGATTTCGGGCTCGCCAAAGCGACGAGCCAGCTCGAGAAGAGCGAGCCCGGCATCGTGAAAGGAAAGTTCGGCTACCTCTCGCCCGAGGTGACCCAAGGGCTCGAGGTCGACGTGCGCACGGACGTGTTCGCGGTGGGGATCATCCTGTGGGAGATCCTCGCGCAAAAGCGGTTGTTTCACGGCGAAAACGATCTGAAGACGGTGATGCTGGTCCGCGAGGCCGTCGTGCCGCCGCTCGCGCCGCTCAACAAGGACGTGCCGCCGGAGCTCGAGACGATCATCAACCGCGCGCTCGCCCGTGATCCGGAGAAGCGCTACCAGAGCGCGCGCGAGCTCGGCCGCGCCCTGAACGGTTTTCTGTTCAAGTTCGGCAAGCCCGTCGGCGCGCACGACGTCGCCGAGCTCGTGAGCGGGGTCGTCGCGCTGCGTAAAAACACGGCGCAGGAAAAAGACACGACGCTGCACAAGCTGATCGAGGCCGCGCTGCTCGAGTTCAACTCGCTGCAAGACGAGCCGCGCCCCGGCGCGCCGAGGGAGAAGTCGAAGCCCGAGATTGCCGAGCCGCCGCCGCCCGAGGAGCGGGTGCGTGGGCGGGTGTCGCACTTCGAGGACATCGGCAAATGGGCCGAGGAAATGGAGCTCGCGCCGCAGAGCAGCGAGGCGCGTTCGGCGCGGCTCGGTCCCGCGTCGGCGACGAGCGAGCGTGGTCCGGAGAGCAAGCCAGTCCCGAGCAAGCCAGCCGAGGGCACCGTCGCCGAGAGCAAGGCCGCCGAGAGCAAGGCTGCCGAGAGCAAGGCTGCCGAGAGCCTGCCCACCGAGAGCCTGCCAGCCGAGACGGTCAAGGCGACGCCGCAAGCCAAGGCCGACGAGAGCGCGCCGATCGAGAGCCTGCCGGCCGAGACGGTCAAGGCAACGCCACAAGCCAAGGCGGACGAGGGCGCGGTCGTTAGCGAGCCGGCCGAGACGGTCAAGGAGACGCCGCAAGCCAAGGCGGAGGAAGGCGACGTCGAGAGCGCGCCGGTCGCGACGAGGACGCCGTCGCCCAAGAAGGACAAGGACGCGGGCAAGAGCGGCAAGGCCGGGAAGGCAGGCGCGAAGGGGAAGAAGCGCGCCGATGCGAAGCTCAGCCAGGAGAGCACCGCCGCGGTCGCGAAGAAGAAGAGCATCACGAAGCCCGCCGAGGTCGCCGGCAGCAGCAACGTGATGTGGCTCTACGTCGGCGCCGCGCTCCTCCTGCTCGCGGCCAGCGCGTACTACGGCGGGTTGTTCGGGCCCTGA